From the genome of Salvia splendens isolate huo1 chromosome 7, SspV2, whole genome shotgun sequence:
CATGTTCAACCAACCCCATAATGTTAtgtttattaataatagtatagGCTAAAGTTCGTATATAGCGACACTATTTTTTtgatgtattttttgtttaggggtatttttatttaatttatggtATCATTGTTGGAATATTATTTGCATTTTTCTCAAtcaaattattataattaaattacaaatggaatattaattaagtgtgatagagagagaaaaggaaagagatggAGTGGAGGGGGTTGTCACCAATTCTTTTTATTTAACTATGTTAGTATCAAGAACAACTAATTTTATTACTaaattacttttgttttttaataactaataaaataagagaaagtgtgagtcaaatcctaatgagTTGGTGTCAAACTTGATAGTTAATTCATgattaaacaaattatttttatagttaaCTCGTCATCAATCATTAACATCACAATCTAGTATCTACAGTCAATTCATGATCGATCACTTTAAACATTTCAGTTTATTTGTTAAATTCAATAATACCAGTATGATGTTAATATTTGAGCTCCATgagcaaaaaataaataaatgaagaatagtaatagtgatttttttaaataaaaagaaattcagAGACTACTTAACATTCCAACTTTGTTAGACGTCACACAGAAATGTactaataaattacaaattgtttattttaaattattaacagCAAGAACATTGATGCTGAACTACTTTTCAAAAATTGTTTATTTATATGGATATCATTCCATATTTCTAAagcttaatttaaaatttcatatcGAAAACATAAATGGATTATTATATTCTATAGTCATATagcaatattttaattatagagGTGTATGTCACGAATAAAAAGGTCCACTTGCCCTCAAATGGTCATGCCATTGCAGATCCAAATAGGACTTTCATTAATGTATGattaattaagtattttaatCGATCCAATAATTAATgcatgattatttaattaaatattttaatcccAATTAAAgccctttttcttttcttattagTATATTTAGCCCGTATTTATGATGCTTTTTCATTGTGTTTGCTACTAGTATACATATGCAATGTtacattataaaattttaaagatgAAAGAAAGCAAACAAAAACTGTAAATCtagtaatttatatatataatcaaaCTGACTCCGAACTGAATTTTCCAAGTTgttatactcctattatttttttatgaattaatctaaaaatattattgacactacattttcttgatttttaaaattcaagttgCTATTAGATAAGCCAacctattatattttaatacttCATCTGtctcattaaatatgcaacGTTGGCTTTTGCgcacttattttgaaaaatttataataaataattaaagtgtttaaaattaagtaagagagaataatgcaGAGGAGAGTCTcatttatattattctcttttttactttattttttatccactttaactatttattattactttttttaaaatatgtgtgaAAAAGTaaacgtttcatatttaatgggacgggaGGAGAAGTATAAAGTAAATTAAAGATGTGGCGGTGTATCATATACTATTTTAATACTTTTCTCAATTGTCATATGAGGAAAATTTCTACAATCTGAAATTTTTGACATAGTGCTTACATATGAAGTAGAAATTAAAGATATGATTAACTAAATGTATCAAAACATTTTGTCCACTTACTATTTTTCGTTTACTACAATCATACCCAATTTCCACGTCATACTAAATtgctaaattaattatatagtgGAGAAGTATTACTTTAACAAAaagaattagaaaaaaaattagaatgcaCGTAGGCGCAGCTGCAGAAATTCATCCACTCTCCACCTCTGTGTGTTTTCCTCACGCGCCGTCCATATACACCTTACCTCGTTAATGGCGGGGAGCAAACCatttaaatctctctctctctctctctctctctctctctctctctctctctctctctctctctctctctctctctctctctctctctctctctctctctctctcacacacacacacacacacagaggcCAAGTGCATTTACTACATATATACTTACACATGTTGATTGAACTTTGAAGTTAATATTCATTTCTTAATATATGATCTTTgtatttatctctctctctccatatatatatactatatagtaATATTATAGACGCAGAGACTCTGAAGTAAACACAACACGAGGCTTCACAAAAGTTGACGCCAACATATATTTATGATTGATTTAGCCAGTTAAACTTTTGGCAGATGCATACCATCAAATGAATCCAACCAagacacacacaacacacactacacacgtTGCTTAAGAGAGAGGTGAAAATTCCGCCATTTCTCATCATTAAATAAACTCAAGCAATCATTTTTATTAACCTCAATCACACATGGCTTCTTCCTATGTTTCCTAAATCCCACTTTCTTCCTTTCCTTcaccatttttttgtttttctaaacTTTTCTTGAGGTTGAATCACATGCTCTCCTCTCTCTACATTTtctatttgataatttttttatttgactgaGCACTCCAAAGAGATTCTTCCAGATCTACATTGAAAAGTTTTTAGGCCGTGGATGAGATTATATAGCCTTTTGTTGTTCTTCAAGAAGAGAGTGCCCATTAATTTCTTGTCAAAAGGTCAGACTTTTTTAAAGATTTTGATTGGTTTCTTGCAATGGGATTGTTTGTTTTGGCCTTAAATTTAACTTTGTTGCGTCTCTTTCTAACATTTGCTTATTTCTGATGTTAAATTTCTATATCTGATAATGTTTCATGTGATCATATGCGATTCTAGAATTCTTTAGCTTGATTCATCTTTGAATCTCTGCTAAATGTTAACTGGTTTGcaccagaaaaaaaaatttgaatcttGATGaacaatttcaattattttgcAGTGTGAAGGGCTCGTTTGTTTTCAAATTTAGTCAATGAGACTCTTATTTTTGAGGTTAAATTCATGTGACCATCATATGCAATTCTATaattcttttttcttatttcttctTTAGTTCTCAGCTAAAATGTTAACTGGTTTGCaccaaaaagaaataaaaattgaatcttgatgaactactttattttgttttcagtAGAGAAGTGATTTCAATCTTGGCACTCTGCTCATTTTCTGCTTCTGTACTCTGCTTAGGCTTTCTCTGATATTATTACACCAAACATAAGGCTGATTCGAGGCGAATATAGACATAAAAAAAGATGTTGATGCTTGATAGAACTACATCATTGTCTTAGTTGAGACAGAATCACAGAGAAGAATGGGGTGTGAGATGAAGAGCGATCAGCCCGAGGATTTGGACGTTGTGCTGACCTCAATGTGGCCGGAGGACATGAATGAAGCCGGTAGGCAGTTCAACGTGGAGAGGCCCGGGGGAGATCAAGACATGTTGGAGGAGGTCACCATCAACAAAGAGCCCAACATAGTCGATTTCCAGAGGCTGATGGAGCTCACAAACTACAGTGACAAGGGTAACTGGCAGCTGGCCAAGTTGGTGAAGAATTGGGAGTTCAAGCAGGCGAACGTCGTGCGCCTCTTGAGAGAGGAGCTCGACCAGCTCAGCAAGCAGCAGCAGGAAGTGGAGCTCAAGAAGCTCGAGATATTGGAGGAGCATCGCTTTGAGAAGGACGGATATGGTGGGGACAAGCGCCATATCTCCATTCTTGATGAGAATCTGAGGTATCTGTACCAAGATGCTCCCAAGAGGAGGAAGGACGACGTCGTCTCCCAAGGGGAGATTGTGGCTATAGACGCGGAGTATGACAGCGTTGTGTACTGGAAGCAGCGAGCAATGCATCTTGAGAAGCTTCTGGAAGCTAGCCTTCAAAGGGAGCAAGTGTTGGTGGAGAAATTGCAAGAGAGTATAGATAGTTTGGAGAGGCAGTCGACTCCCGTGGAGGAGCTGTCTCAGGTCTTGAAGAGAGCCGATAACTTCTTGCATTTCGTCCTCCAAAACGCCCCTGTTGTTATAGGCCACCAGGTGTAAATTTTTTCTCATTCGGGTTACTCACATCGTGTGCTTTGGTTCTAGGCTGATATGTGTTCAACGTTTTGCAGGATAAGGATATGCGGTATAGGTTCATCTTCAATCACTTCCCGAGCTTGGGAGAGCAGGTATGGCTATGTGGATCCTCGTCTTGTTTGAAAGTCATTATTGTGGAGCGAGCGCGCCACCATAATTCCTCGTATTAACTGATTTTACAGGACATCATAGGCAAGACGGACGTGGAAATTTTCACTGGCGCTGGTGTGAAGGAGTCCCAAGACTTCAAAAGAGAGGTTTTGGAACGCGGATTGCCTGCAAAGAGGGAGATCACGTTTGAAACGGAGCTGTTTGGTTCGAAGACTTTCTTGATCTACGTGGAGCCTGTTTTCAGCAAGGCAGGAGAGACCATTGGTGTGAATTACATGGGAATGGAAGTTACTGATCAGGTTATATTCCATCCATGCGCATTTTGAGTCGTAGCTCTATCCAAAAAGTTTGTTGCTTCGAGCCTCACAACGTTGCGTTGTGTAATGACTCGAATGCAGGTCAGGAAAAGGGAGAAGATGGCAAAACTTAGAGAGGAGATTGCTGTGCAGAAGGCCAAGGAGACAGAGCTTAACAAGACGATCCATATCACAGGTTATTCATCTTATAGTTAGTTAGATTGAATATTCAAAAAAATGGTGGCTGATTTGGTAGCTACGTCGTTCCTGCAGAGGAGACAATGCGCGCGAAACAAATGCTGGCGACAATGTCTCATGAGATTAGGTCTCCTCTCTCCGGAGTTGTGAGCATGACGGAGATTCTTGCAACCACTAACCTCGATAAAGAACAAAGGCAGCTGTTGAAGGTGATGTTGTCTTCTGGAGATTTGGTTCTTCAGCTTATCAACGACATCCTCGATCTCTCCAAGGTGGAGTCAGGTGTGATGTGACGCCTTATTTTCGAAATTTTCATTTTGTTGGTGTAGCTAGTAAGACTGTCTAAACATGAGGTGGGGTTCGCTCGTCTCTTTTAGGAGTTATGAAACTGGAGGCGGCCAAGTTTAGGCCGAGGGAGGTAGTGAAGCACGTGCTCCAGACAGCAGCGGCGTCACTACAGAAACTACTCACATTAGAAGGACATGTAGCAGAAGATGTCCCAATAGAGGTATTGAAAAGGATCTATTTCTCACCAAGAAAGAAAATTTGATTTACTCGTTGACAGAGGGGTTTACGTTTCTTGTTCTGTTTCAGGTTATCGGAGATGTGCTAAGGATTCGACAGATTCTTACCAACTTGATCAGGTGACCTTCAAAATAGagtcagttttttttttttgatgtGTTAGTTTGTTTACcattttattgttctttttttGCAGTAATGCCATAAAATTCACTCATGAAGGAAAAGTTGGAATAAATCTGTATGTGGTTCCAGAGCCGAGCGATGTAAACGAACAAGGCTCGGAGAAGAAGTCTCGAGATCAATCGAGTCTTTCAGCCAATACTAATGGCAATGGACATGCTGATAACAGCCCTTCCTGTGAAGAATCCGAGCTCAACAGCACGTCCTGTGACCAAAACGGTGATCAAATGGATCAAGACAAGGAGAGTCGAACGAAGGCTGAGGAACGAGTAGTATGGATCCGCTGTGATGTCTACGACACTGGCATTGGAATACCTGGTACTTTTTCTGCTTGTTTCTTATAAATGAGTGTGAAATGTTGGTAACAATCGCGTTGCGTTTCTTGATGTGACAGAGCATGCTATGTCGACTTTGTTCAAGAAATACATGCAAGTTGGGGCGGATACAGCTCGGAAGTATGGTGGGACAGGATTAGGCCTTGCAATCTGTAAACAACTGGTGATTATGCTTCCTTTCTTGATTGGACTTGTTACAAAAAATCATGGGATTATCTTCTTTAGAATCTTGATCTTTGGAAACTGATGTAGGTTGAGCTCATGGGAGGATATCTGACAGTGTCAAGTGTCGAGCAACACGGCTCTACTTTCACGTTCGTGCTGCCTTACAAGGTCTCATCCGCCTCTGATTCTGATGACACGGACGAGCTATCTGATACGGACCAGCTAGGCGATGATGGCTATGACGATGATCTGAACTCAGGCGTGTTCCTCTTCCCGCCTCGGACTTTGGGGACTTTGTTCTCGTCCCAAATCAACGGAAGGATTCCCAAGCTCTTGCCAAACAGCTATGGAAACAACTGCATTGGTTTGCTCGACTCCCCTTTGCCTTGTATTAACAAGGAGGGCATCTCGGAGGAAGGCTCTGATTCGAGTGGTGGTGCAATGGAGACAGCCTCGTCCGTGCCTGACATCGACAACATAAGACCAGTAGCACAAAAGGAGCAAGAGACGGCTTCCGAGTGCTCTTCCACGAACAGAACCGGAGTTGAGAAATCTGAGACGAAACAGCACAAGATCCTGCTGGTTGAGGATAACAAGATCAACATCATGGTGGCGAAATCTATGACGAAACAGCTGGGATACGCCATTGATGTCGTCTCCAACGGAGCAGAGGCTGTGAAGGCAGTCCAAAGAAGTAGTTACCATCTCATTCTAATGGTATGATATAGAATAAAGTTATCATCTTTGAAAAAAAAGCatgtttttttacttgtttGTGTATACTAACTGAAATTGAAACTTTTATCTGCAGGATGTGTGTATGCCGGTGATGGATGGTCTTCAAGCTACAAGATTGATTCGATCTTTTGAGGAAACGGGAAGTTGGGACGAGGCTGTGAAGGCCGGAGTAGAGATGGAGGCGACGTCTCATCAATCTTGCTCGACTTCACAAGTAGAGGAAACAAGAAAGAGGGTTCCTATCGTTGCAGTGAGTTTTGATcattattaaatactactatacTTTTGTGATGCTTTGTTCGTTGATGAGATTTTTTCGACTGATGCGCGTGCAGATGACAGCGAACACAGTATCAGAAAGCGCGGACGAATGCTATGCAAATGGCATGGACTCGTTTGTGTCGAAGCCTATTACTTTGCAAAGCTTGAAACAATGTCTGCAGAGATATTTGGTTTGAATTTGTAGCTGTAAATTGTATGCATATTTGTACAGAAAAAATGGTTTGAGTTAGGAAAGTTTTGAGCGGGTGAGGTTTGTATGTGAAAATTTGAGTGGTATATATTGGAAATTGCTGCTCTTTTGTCTAACTATTTGGTGATTGAAATTCAAGCTAAGATTCCCTTTAAAAGatagagctaacaaagctaaaTTATTACACTAGCTATAAGAACAGCTACACTAATAACTATTAAGAACATAATTTATAAATGTTacattggaaaataaattttgaaatttccaaaaaatcATATTGTACACCACTGAACATAAATGATCTGCTTACAATAAAATACATTGCAATATCCACTTTCAAAAGGGTGTTCTATGCAAAACTGGGTTCTAAACTTCTAATAGTCAAAGAAACAGGGCAACCAATAGGTTGGGGGTTCGAGTCACCACAACAGTTTATCGGCCTCCATGAGTTGACAAACCAAGCCTAGTTGGCGTTAAGCGCTTCCAGTTGTTTTCTCAATTCATCGAGGTCATCAGCCGGGGTGGTGGTTTCCTCCACGGCAGGTGGCTGCTGGAATGCATCAGCACTCGGAAGCTCGTGAACGAGGCCTTCTGTTATGGCACCTAAAGTACAACAAAGTCTCATGTCAGCTAAGAAGAGGAGATTACTTTACAGCAAAAGAAGAGATACTGACCTGAAGTAGCATCTGAGCCTTGCACGTCGTCATCATCCCCAACGACACTGGGACACAGTAAAGATAAAATGCATGAGGCACTATGACTTGCAATGTAGAACGAGTTCAAGATGAATTCAAGAAAAGGAGGTTAATGAATCAATTAATATACGCAGCCAGACATCATTCGTTTTGTTACCTTATGTTCCATTCATTGTCATCGTGGAGGCACTCGGGTTCTACTGATTCTTCAGCCTCGATCTTGGCTTTAGCAGCAGCTGCGGCGTCTCTGGCAGGCTTCACGAGCATGTACTCTTTCTGCTCCGTAGCAATTCATAAATAGATTGAGAAGTTAGATAGCACAGATTTTAATAACAGATTATGACAAAAGCTCTGTTCAGCTTGGGCACCTGTCTCTCCAAACAAGCAGCATTGGAACACTGAGGGTTTGGCTTCATTTCCATTGTTGGGAAGTAGTCTTTGAGGGCATTGTAACCCTAACGAAAAAAGAAAACGTCACTCCAAAAAGCACCAACAAGACCCActgaataataataaatgatgaTATTGAAAAGCACGCTACATTTATAGCTTCAAACGCATATATTACGATACAACAAGCCAGGGGATGTGTTCAGATATACTTAGCAGAAAATAAGACAATATTCAATAAGTGCGTGTGTGAGAGACAGAGTTTTACCAAATAGGGAGTGACACTTCCAAACTTCAGTAAATATTTAAGAGTGTTTTGAACAAGAAGCCCTGCAACAATTCCCTTAAAGTCCACTTGAAGCAGTCAGAAATGTAAAAGCAGTAGAAGAGAAGGGAGTACAAAATAACTCAACTATGGCAAGGCAAACAAATGCGTACCATTGTCGTTGGCAATGATGCAGCACAAACCCCTTCACGCTTTAGTGTACGTTCATCAACCCCAGATGCTACAACCTACGATAGCAAATTTCACCAACAGATCAATGTTCAACAATTACGGCAGAATGATGCAAAAGCCTTAAAACAACATCTGAAAACAAAAACCACAGCAGAAGGTTGCTGATTAATAAAAATCTCAACGATTTTAGGCAACATTTATAGCACTTAAGTCTTAGTCTACAACATATGATATCAGCAGTCAAGCTAATATATGTGACACAGCTTTCGAAAGATCCAAATATCCTTCTACAACTTTAAATACCTCAGGAATCGTAC
Proteins encoded in this window:
- the LOC121740808 gene encoding histidine kinase 5-like, whose product is MGCEMKSDQPEDLDVVLTSMWPEDMNEAGRQFNVERPGGDQDMLEEVTINKEPNIVDFQRLMELTNYSDKGNWQLAKLVKNWEFKQANVVRLLREELDQLSKQQQEVELKKLEILEEHRFEKDGYGGDKRHISILDENLRYLYQDAPKRRKDDVVSQGEIVAIDAEYDSVVYWKQRAMHLEKLLEASLQREQVLVEKLQESIDSLERQSTPVEELSQVLKRADNFLHFVLQNAPVVIGHQDKDMRYRFIFNHFPSLGEQDIIGKTDVEIFTGAGVKESQDFKREVLERGLPAKREITFETELFGSKTFLIYVEPVFSKAGETIGVNYMGMEVTDQVRKREKMAKLREEIAVQKAKETELNKTIHITEETMRAKQMLATMSHEIRSPLSGVVSMTEILATTNLDKEQRQLLKVMLSSGDLVLQLINDILDLSKVESGVMKLEAAKFRPREVVKHVLQTAAASLQKLLTLEGHVAEDVPIEVIGDVLRIRQILTNLISNAIKFTHEGKVGINLYVVPEPSDVNEQGSEKKSRDQSSLSANTNGNGHADNSPSCEESELNSTSCDQNGDQMDQDKESRTKAEERVVWIRCDVYDTGIGIPEHAMSTLFKKYMQVGADTARKYGGTGLGLAICKQLVELMGGYLTVSSVEQHGSTFTFVLPYKVSSASDSDDTDELSDTDQLGDDGYDDDLNSGVFLFPPRTLGTLFSSQINGRIPKLLPNSYGNNCIGLLDSPLPCINKEGISEEGSDSSGGAMETASSVPDIDNIRPVAQKEQETASECSSTNRTGVEKSETKQHKILLVEDNKINIMVAKSMTKQLGYAIDVVSNGAEAVKAVQRSSYHLILMDVCMPVMDGLQATRLIRSFEETGSWDEAVKAGVEMEATSHQSCSTSQVEETRKRVPIVAMTANTVSESADECYANGMDSFVSKPITLQSLKQCLQRYLV